One Brassica oleracea var. oleracea cultivar TO1000 chromosome C7, BOL, whole genome shotgun sequence genomic window carries:
- the LOC106303787 gene encoding V-type proton ATPase subunit G2 produces MESTGNHGGIQQLLAAEQEAQQIVNAARTAKMARLKQAKQEAETEIADHKTTTEHSFQRKLEETSGDSGANVKRLEQETDEKIEQLKNEASRISRDVVDMLLKHVTTVNN; encoded by the exons ATGGAGTCAACTGGTAATCATGGAGGGATCCAGCAACTGCTTGCTGCTGAACAGGAAGCTCAGCAAATTGTCAATGCTGCTAGGACCG CAAAAATGGCAAGGCTGAAGCAAGCCAAGCAAGAGGCTGAAACCGAGATTGCTGACCACAAAACCACTACTGAGCATTCTTTCCAGAGGAAGCTCGAAGAG ACCAGTGGGGATTCAGGTGCAAACGTGAAGAGGCTTGAGCAAGAGACTGATGAGAAGATCGAGCAGTTGAAGAACGAAGCTTCCAGGATTTCCAGAGATGTTGTGGACATGCTTCTCAAACATGTCACCACTGTCAACAACTAA